A portion of the Actomonas aquatica genome contains these proteins:
- a CDS encoding phosphate ABC transporter substrate-binding protein encodes MKTPLRFLLGCMLATVAAVTSVSAQKIVIKGSDTLGAKLVPILAEEFKARHPGVSFEIAAEGSSTGIAAVIDGTADIGMSSRSAKPTEMSAASAKGVEMTEHVVAFDGLAVILNADSPISDLRKRQVEQIFTGAVTDWAAVGGNPGEISVYTRNTSSGTYSDFKALAMRKRDYAPSSQKMAGNEQIASEVAGNPNGIGYVGLAYSQAPGVKVATIDGHLPEAESVNSGEYPYARPTFYYTNGEPTGIVAEFIAFTLSEEGQRIAAQVGFVPVGQ; translated from the coding sequence ATGAAAACTCCTCTTCGTTTCCTGTTGGGTTGCATGTTGGCCACCGTGGCGGCGGTGACGTCGGTCTCGGCGCAGAAGATTGTGATCAAGGGTTCCGATACGCTCGGTGCCAAGTTGGTCCCGATTCTCGCTGAGGAATTTAAAGCCCGTCACCCCGGGGTCTCTTTCGAAATCGCCGCCGAAGGTTCCTCCACCGGCATCGCCGCGGTGATCGACGGCACGGCCGATATCGGCATGTCGAGCCGCTCGGCCAAGCCGACCGAGATGTCCGCCGCTTCCGCCAAGGGCGTGGAGATGACTGAGCACGTTGTGGCCTTCGACGGCCTCGCGGTGATCTTGAATGCCGACAGCCCGATCAGCGACCTGCGCAAGCGCCAGGTGGAGCAGATCTTCACCGGTGCCGTGACCGACTGGGCCGCGGTGGGCGGCAATCCGGGGGAGATTTCGGTCTACACCCGCAACACGTCCTCGGGCACGTATTCCGATTTCAAGGCGCTCGCCATGCGCAAGCGCGACTACGCTCCTTCCTCCCAGAAAATGGCTGGCAACGAACAGATCGCGTCCGAGGTCGCCGGCAACCCGAACGGCATCGGCTACGTCGGTCTGGCCTATTCGCAGGCCCCAGGCGTGAAGGTCGCCACGATCGACGGACACCTGCCTGAGGCGGAGTCCGTCAACTCCGGCGAGTATCCCTACGCCCGTCCGACGTTCTATTACACCAATGGTGAGCCGACCGGCATCGTGGCCGAGTTCATCGCCTTCACCCTGAGTGAAGAGGGTCAACGCATCGCTGCGCAGGTCGGCTTCGTGCCGGTGGGCCAATAA
- a CDS encoding TonB-dependent receptor: MSRIPRRLGARYILRSFAALAGALVLVAAAHAQSGATGAVSGRVIDEGTGFGVSWTEVTVVETGAVATTDLAGAYVLSDLPVGTYTLSVIKEGYQAANITDLSISAGETLRLDIPLAAMGSDVVKMEAFTVSADVVQSSDIGLLVARQKAATISDAIGSDQFSRLGAGDAAEALSKVTGASVVDGKYVLIRGLGDRYSNTLMNGVSVPSADPDKRAVQMDQFPTDIIESVVTTKSFTPDQPGAFSGGSVNLKTKSFPDHFFFTASIASGGNSNVYDEQILASQGNMGRVPDGLPETFPNRVSAEIQADLFGNFEPAEQLDAATKLFTTPFYPYERRGQPTTSLSVAAGNSFEFGDQGLFGITGSFNKSRSYSHYDDGVIGRFTGTPDNVVLRYLLTSDADLLSFDPTLAPAGTPQFGVTSSTISDAQGGLIKLAVRPTIDHEVSLDLVYNESVDDTVKRGVGEEVFNYGGAIYEIYDLLRTERSVASAQLQGKSLFMGLGETEIEWRLSQSESTQDQPDYRTLNALYDLDGNPVNATGVQPDRYFRELTEEATEGGIDITVPLHFGGYESRLKFGGMASSNERDYDEQRFQYFRSARTRDAVEAFPGAVGIIDRDANGVTFGNTISRQQEPNKYIGEQDISAVYAMLDYQISERWRSVFGARYESTEIVTTPVEVPGLTPKTGIVDDDNFLPAINFVWAQTKRMNWRAAYGRTIARPTYKELSDIRYADVFTGDVYLGNADLELTVIDNFDLRWEWFPGKGETVAVSAFYKDMSQPIEVLYQPAVGSIQPQNVEKGTVYGIEFEFRRDLSFLGEAFRRWSLGGNLTFIESEVTIPEAEMSILRAYDPNAADKRELLGQSPYVFNADINYSREESGTSATLSYNVVGERLDLVVFGPMPDVYEQPAPDLNFVLSQRLGTRWKLKLSAKNLLDSDKEKLIGLPDRDLIYSRYQSGRSFSLSLSYLFE; the protein is encoded by the coding sequence ATGTCACGCATCCCGCGTCGTTTGGGCGCCCGATACATCCTTCGTTCTTTCGCCGCCCTCGCCGGGGCGCTGGTCTTGGTTGCCGCCGCGCATGCCCAATCGGGCGCGACTGGTGCTGTGTCCGGTCGAGTGATCGACGAAGGCACCGGGTTCGGGGTGTCCTGGACCGAGGTGACCGTCGTCGAAACCGGCGCTGTTGCCACCACCGATCTCGCGGGTGCTTACGTGCTCTCCGATCTGCCGGTGGGCACCTACACGCTGTCGGTCATCAAAGAGGGTTACCAAGCGGCCAACATCACGGACCTGAGCATCAGTGCGGGCGAAACCCTGCGTCTCGACATTCCGTTGGCGGCGATGGGCAGCGACGTGGTGAAGATGGAGGCGTTCACCGTCTCCGCCGACGTGGTGCAATCCTCCGATATCGGTCTGCTCGTGGCGCGCCAGAAGGCGGCCACCATCAGCGACGCCATCGGCAGCGATCAGTTTTCCCGCCTTGGGGCCGGCGATGCCGCCGAAGCGCTCAGCAAGGTGACCGGCGCGTCCGTCGTGGACGGCAAATACGTGCTCATCCGCGGTCTCGGTGACCGTTACTCCAACACCCTCATGAACGGCGTCTCGGTGCCCAGCGCCGACCCCGACAAACGTGCGGTGCAGATGGACCAGTTTCCGACCGACATCATCGAAAGCGTCGTCACCACCAAGTCGTTCACGCCCGATCAACCGGGGGCGTTTTCCGGCGGTAGCGTCAACCTGAAGACCAAGTCGTTCCCCGACCATTTCTTCTTCACCGCTTCCATCGCCTCGGGCGGCAATAGCAACGTTTACGACGAGCAGATTCTCGCCTCGCAGGGCAACATGGGCCGGGTGCCGGATGGCTTGCCGGAAACCTTCCCGAATCGCGTTTCTGCCGAGATTCAAGCCGACTTGTTTGGCAACTTTGAGCCGGCCGAGCAGCTCGATGCGGCGACGAAGCTTTTCACTACTCCGTTTTATCCCTACGAGCGTCGCGGTCAGCCGACGACGAGCCTCAGCGTAGCCGCCGGTAACAGCTTCGAGTTCGGTGACCAAGGCCTCTTCGGCATCACCGGCAGCTTCAACAAGAGCCGCTCCTACAGCCATTACGACGACGGCGTGATCGGCCGCTTCACCGGCACGCCCGACAACGTCGTGCTGCGTTATCTGCTCACTTCCGACGCGGATCTGCTCTCCTTCGATCCGACCCTCGCGCCGGCGGGAACGCCCCAGTTTGGCGTGACCTCGAGCACGATTTCGGATGCCCAGGGTGGCCTCATCAAGCTGGCGGTGCGCCCGACGATCGATCACGAGGTCAGCCTCGATTTGGTCTACAACGAGAGCGTGGATGACACCGTCAAGCGCGGTGTCGGCGAGGAGGTCTTCAACTACGGCGGCGCGATCTACGAAATCTACGATCTGCTCCGGACCGAGCGCTCCGTCGCCTCGGCGCAGTTGCAGGGCAAGAGCCTCTTCATGGGCCTCGGCGAAACCGAGATTGAGTGGCGCCTCTCGCAGTCCGAGAGCACGCAGGACCAGCCCGACTACCGCACCCTCAACGCCCTCTACGACCTCGACGGCAATCCGGTCAACGCCACCGGCGTGCAGCCCGACCGTTACTTCCGCGAGCTCACTGAGGAGGCGACCGAAGGCGGCATCGACATCACCGTGCCGTTGCACTTCGGCGGTTACGAGTCGCGCCTCAAGTTCGGTGGCATGGCCTCGAGCAACGAGCGCGATTACGACGAACAGCGCTTCCAATACTTTCGCTCCGCCCGCACCCGCGACGCCGTCGAAGCGTTCCCGGGGGCAGTCGGCATCATCGACCGCGACGCCAATGGCGTGACCTTCGGCAACACGATTTCGCGTCAGCAGGAGCCCAACAAATACATCGGCGAACAAGACATCAGCGCGGTGTATGCGATGCTCGATTACCAGATCAGCGAGCGCTGGCGCAGCGTCTTCGGCGCGCGTTACGAGAGCACCGAGATCGTGACCACGCCGGTGGAGGTGCCGGGCCTGACGCCGAAGACCGGCATCGTCGATGACGACAATTTCCTCCCCGCGATCAATTTCGTGTGGGCGCAGACCAAACGCATGAACTGGCGCGCCGCCTACGGCCGCACCATCGCGCGTCCGACCTACAAGGAACTCTCCGACATCCGTTACGCCGACGTGTTCACCGGCGACGTTTACCTCGGCAACGCCGACCTCGAACTCACCGTCATCGATAATTTTGACCTGCGTTGGGAGTGGTTCCCGGGCAAGGGCGAGACCGTCGCGGTGAGCGCCTTCTACAAGGACATGAGCCAGCCGATCGAGGTGCTTTACCAGCCGGCGGTGGGTTCGATCCAACCGCAGAATGTGGAGAAGGGCACGGTCTATGGCATCGAGTTCGAGTTCCGTCGTGACCTGTCCTTCCTCGGCGAAGCTTTCCGCCGCTGGTCGCTGGGCGGTAACCTCACCTTCATCGAATCCGAGGTGACGATCCCGGAGGCGGAGATGTCCATCCTGCGCGCCTACGACCCCAACGCCGCCGACAAGCGCGAGCTGCTCGGCCAGTCGCCTTACGTGTTTAACGCCGACATCAATTACTCCCGCGAGGAGTCCGGCACCTCCGCGACGCTGTCCTACAACGTCGTGGGCGAGCGTCTCGATCTGGTCGTGTTTGGCCCGATGCCGGACGTCTACGAACAGCCGGCCCCGGACCTCAATTTTGTGCTGAGCCAACGCCTCGGCACCCGCTGGAAGCTCAAACTCAGCGCCAAGAATCTCCTCGATTCCGACAAGGAGAAACTGATCGGGCTACCCGACCGTGACCTCATCTACAGCCGCTACCAATCCGGTCGCAGCTTCTCCCTTTCGCTCAGCTACCTCTTCGAGTGA
- a CDS encoding DEAD/DEAH box helicase — translation MQSHGPKRVYTPQSLEFWFEKLADEWEPHFSTPQLEDGHRLYREGEVRELELTDHDAIVHRRVDKKDEYAVIEWANGKLSVRSSSTDLDNARALAVAGLHEIEELVADEISPLPTEEPEPEPEAVAVSSNGHSNGSSNGNGRSNGHGTATFGRGMAAASGGAARTTRSPWSATQKTSSHRIGGASGARVSSRTLVLVFKTKVGGLSFRAFWQTKDKERTQALGTAAHADGQAHVTSGERAKLIGLAAYARKAHFQYDSESGVYLLENVMEIPNFLKGTLSSWRRLFNIELDNNAANLIQGTKTIQIEAVAGRKDVAGGENGAGGRDSAAPALDLRWIFKAGEQLLTDQEVRSLLRRGTSPVILPSVGIVELPTEQLQAIEAWRKNVSDTHMADALSPYLVFSLFNDSRFKLTVTPELEEWREGVLKPQPVDAALPELLRPYQRRGVEWLHHLADVGCHGLLADEMGLGKTLQVISLLKARPITAKPHLIVCPASVVPVWREEIERFFPELTTNVLKTGNDFVENTAPIIWLASYTQLRKHRELLPKVEFGYAVLDEGQFIKNPDAKVTQTTFAVRAQHRVVLTGTPLENRQLDLWSIFRFLLPGLLGSRSSFESQLNVDRVGTLERLRAQLAPFILRRTKSEVAKELPPKVEMDLHCPMSDVQRAEYARICSEGLQRLGDDVGEAMREKSFGFLALLTRLRQVCCDPDMLPWRKSPLEDSGKIGLLVDKLAEIIESGHKVVIFSQFVMLLDRVKEALALHYPDLPQYELTGMTLDRQKPVQDFQGGEGAAAMLVSLKAAGTGITLHAADYVFLLDPWWNPAVEAQAVDRVHRIGQTNTVFVYRMVTAGTIEERIQDLKDSKKELFDRIVGGLGGDFDLSQHFTSLQDLVTLTQAATEKDSENADNGN, via the coding sequence ATGCAATCGCACGGTCCCAAGCGCGTCTACACCCCGCAGTCCCTGGAATTTTGGTTCGAAAAGCTCGCCGACGAGTGGGAGCCCCATTTTTCAACGCCGCAGTTGGAAGATGGTCATCGCCTTTATCGAGAGGGTGAGGTGCGTGAACTGGAGTTGACCGATCACGATGCGATCGTGCACCGGCGGGTGGACAAGAAGGACGAATACGCGGTCATCGAGTGGGCCAACGGCAAACTCTCGGTGCGCTCGTCCTCGACGGATTTGGATAACGCGCGGGCGCTGGCGGTGGCGGGCCTGCACGAGATCGAAGAGTTGGTGGCCGATGAGATTTCGCCCCTGCCGACCGAAGAACCCGAGCCGGAGCCCGAAGCGGTGGCGGTCAGTTCCAATGGTCACAGCAACGGTTCCTCCAACGGCAACGGTCGCAGCAACGGGCACGGCACGGCGACATTTGGGCGGGGCATGGCCGCCGCCAGTGGCGGGGCGGCTCGCACCACGCGTTCGCCTTGGTCGGCCACGCAAAAGACCTCCTCTCATCGCATCGGCGGTGCCTCGGGGGCGCGGGTTTCGTCGCGCACCCTGGTGCTGGTCTTTAAAACCAAAGTCGGCGGGCTCAGCTTCCGCGCCTTTTGGCAGACCAAAGACAAAGAGCGGACTCAGGCGCTGGGGACCGCGGCCCACGCCGACGGGCAGGCGCATGTCACGTCCGGCGAGCGCGCCAAGTTGATCGGTCTGGCGGCCTACGCGCGCAAGGCGCACTTCCAATATGACAGCGAGAGTGGGGTCTACCTGCTCGAGAACGTCATGGAGATCCCCAATTTCCTGAAGGGCACGCTCAGCTCCTGGCGCCGTCTCTTCAACATCGAGCTCGATAACAACGCGGCCAACCTGATCCAAGGCACCAAGACGATCCAGATCGAGGCGGTCGCTGGTCGCAAGGATGTCGCGGGGGGCGAAAACGGGGCAGGGGGGCGCGATTCGGCCGCCCCGGCGCTCGACTTGCGCTGGATCTTCAAGGCCGGTGAGCAGTTGCTGACCGATCAGGAAGTGCGCTCGCTGCTGCGGCGCGGGACCTCGCCGGTGATTTTGCCCAGCGTGGGCATCGTGGAGCTGCCGACGGAGCAGCTGCAGGCGATCGAGGCCTGGCGCAAAAATGTCTCCGACACGCATATGGCCGACGCACTGTCGCCGTATCTGGTGTTTTCCCTGTTCAACGACTCGCGCTTCAAACTCACGGTCACGCCGGAGTTGGAGGAATGGCGCGAGGGTGTGCTGAAGCCTCAGCCGGTGGACGCGGCGTTGCCGGAGTTGCTGCGTCCCTACCAGCGGCGCGGGGTCGAGTGGCTGCATCACCTCGCCGATGTGGGGTGCCACGGTCTGCTGGCCGACGAGATGGGTCTGGGCAAAACGCTGCAGGTCATCTCGCTGCTCAAGGCCCGTCCGATCACCGCGAAGCCGCACCTCATCGTCTGCCCGGCCTCGGTCGTGCCGGTGTGGCGCGAGGAGATCGAGCGCTTCTTCCCGGAGTTGACCACCAACGTGCTCAAAACGGGCAACGACTTCGTGGAAAACACGGCGCCGATCATCTGGTTGGCCAGCTACACGCAGCTGCGCAAACACCGCGAGCTCCTGCCCAAGGTGGAGTTTGGTTACGCGGTGCTCGACGAGGGGCAGTTCATCAAGAACCCCGACGCCAAGGTCACGCAAACGACCTTCGCCGTGCGCGCGCAACACCGCGTCGTCCTGACGGGAACGCCGCTGGAAAACCGCCAGCTGGATCTGTGGTCGATCTTCCGCTTCCTGCTGCCGGGGCTGCTCGGTTCGCGCTCCAGTTTCGAATCTCAGCTCAATGTCGACCGTGTCGGCACGTTGGAGCGCCTGCGGGCGCAGCTGGCGCCGTTCATCCTGCGTCGCACCAAGAGTGAAGTGGCCAAGGAGCTGCCGCCGAAGGTGGAGATGGACCTGCACTGCCCGATGAGCGACGTGCAGCGGGCCGAATACGCCCGTATCTGTTCCGAAGGCCTGCAGCGGCTCGGCGACGACGTGGGCGAGGCGATGCGGGAGAAGTCGTTCGGCTTCCTCGCGCTGCTCACGCGCCTGCGCCAGGTGTGTTGCGACCCGGACATGTTGCCGTGGCGCAAATCGCCGCTGGAGGACTCGGGCAAGATCGGGCTGCTGGTCGACAAGTTGGCCGAGATCATCGAGAGCGGTCACAAGGTCGTGATTTTTTCGCAGTTTGTCATGCTGCTCGACCGCGTGAAGGAGGCGTTGGCGCTCCATTACCCGGATTTGCCGCAGTATGAACTCACCGGCATGACCCTCGACCGCCAAAAGCCCGTGCAGGACTTTCAGGGAGGCGAAGGCGCGGCGGCCATGTTGGTCTCGCTCAAGGCGGCTGGCACCGGTATCACGCTGCACGCGGCCGATTATGTGTTCCTGCTCGACCCGTGGTGGAACCCCGCGGTGGAGGCGCAGGCGGTCGATCGGGTGCATCGCATCGGCCAGACCAACACCGTTTTTGTGTATCGCATGGTCACGGCCGGCACGATCGAGGAACGCATCCAGGACCTGAAGGATTCCAAGAAGGAGCTCTTCGACCGCATCGTGGGTGGACTAGGGGGCGACTTCGACCTGAGCCAGCACTTCACCTCATTGCAGGACCTGGTGACCCTCACGCAGGCAGCGACCGAGAAGGACAGCGAGAACGCCGACAACGGTAACTGA
- a CDS encoding 3-deoxy-D-manno-octulosonic acid transferase, translating to MALWFYRLVFLPVMLVLAPYYLWRMRRRGGYGDGFGQRFGAVPSGLPAKSASGKRRVWLQAVSVGELLAIGPLLRRLAALPDVEVYLTTTTSTGYRLARERYAAETVAVAYFPMDFWPFVARAWRQVEADVLVLTEGERWPEHMHQAARRGVPVLSINARLSDRSYRRMRKVRALVPGLMGNVTQLLAVSAEDARRFIELGFAAERVRVTGNLKVDNAITEIDAAARLALRQELGFAAADTILLGSSTWPGEEAVLVEAWQKARAAGLGTEDGGVLRLLLVPRHAERRAEVEALVAATGQRYHLRSRGVAPSEVDIAVADTTGELQRLTQLADLVVVGKSLPPHTEGQTPVEAAGLGRPILFGPGMGSFRAIAQDLVQVGAAQRLADAAEVAPAVSKLLQDKAARKRMGGAGRAWHVANRGALDRTVEAIRLHLGL from the coding sequence ATGGCGCTGTGGTTCTACCGATTGGTCTTTCTGCCCGTGATGCTCGTCCTGGCGCCATATTACCTGTGGCGCATGCGGCGGCGCGGCGGCTATGGGGATGGCTTTGGGCAACGTTTTGGCGCGGTGCCGAGTGGCTTGCCGGCGAAGTCGGCGAGCGGCAAACGCCGCGTCTGGCTGCAGGCGGTGAGTGTGGGCGAGTTGCTGGCGATCGGTCCGCTACTGCGGCGGCTGGCGGCGCTGCCCGATGTGGAGGTGTATCTCACCACCACGACGAGCACGGGTTACCGGCTGGCGCGGGAGCGATATGCGGCGGAGACGGTGGCGGTGGCTTATTTCCCGATGGATTTTTGGCCCTTCGTGGCGCGCGCCTGGCGGCAGGTGGAGGCCGATGTGTTGGTGCTCACGGAAGGGGAGCGCTGGCCGGAGCACATGCATCAGGCGGCGCGTCGTGGGGTGCCGGTGCTCTCGATCAACGCGCGTCTGAGTGATCGCAGCTATCGGCGTATGCGTAAGGTGCGGGCGTTGGTGCCGGGGCTGATGGGCAACGTGACGCAGCTCCTGGCGGTGTCGGCCGAGGACGCGCGGCGCTTTATAGAGCTCGGTTTTGCAGCGGAGCGGGTGAGGGTGACCGGCAACCTGAAAGTCGACAACGCGATCACGGAGATCGACGCGGCGGCGCGATTGGCACTGCGGCAGGAGCTCGGGTTCGCCGCGGCCGATACGATTTTACTGGGTTCTTCGACCTGGCCGGGAGAGGAGGCGGTCCTGGTGGAGGCGTGGCAAAAAGCGCGCGCGGCCGGCCTGGGGACCGAAGACGGTGGAGTGCTCCGGCTCCTGCTGGTGCCGCGGCACGCCGAGCGTCGGGCAGAGGTGGAGGCCTTGGTGGCAGCGACGGGCCAGCGTTATCACCTGCGGTCGCGTGGCGTCGCGCCTAGTGAGGTGGACATCGCGGTGGCGGATACGACGGGGGAGTTGCAGCGCCTGACGCAGCTGGCCGACCTGGTGGTCGTGGGCAAGAGCCTGCCGCCGCACACCGAAGGCCAAACCCCGGTCGAAGCGGCCGGATTGGGGCGACCGATTCTCTTCGGACCGGGCATGGGCAGCTTCCGCGCCATCGCACAGGATTTGGTGCAAGTGGGGGCCGCGCAGCGCTTGGCAGATGCGGCCGAAGTCGCGCCGGCGGTGAGTAAACTCCTGCAGGATAAGGCGGCCCGAAAACGGATGGGTGGAGCCGGTCGGGCGTGGCATGTGGCCAACCGCGGTGCCTTGGACCGCACGGTCGAGGCCATTCGATTGCACTTAGGTCTCTAG
- a CDS encoding M16 family metallopeptidase — protein sequence MIPASPRFRRRLPTLFAVVAGLLLGLCATARAADFTHEESDLPADESVRYGKLPNGLRYALMPNTEPRERTALRLLVETGSLQETEDQLGLAHFLEHMAFNGSEHYPPGTLIEFFQRMGMNFGADTNAFTSFDRTVYMIDLPDSTEQHLNEGLLVFRDYAGGMLLLDEEIEKERGIILSEKRTRDSVQWRSFLAELNFFYGDTRIANRLPIGEADVLSSAPRAEFADYYDTWYRPDRMTVVAVGDFDIDLVERLITEQFSDLTARGPARLDPPADTAPDADGVKVLYHHEPEAGNVTVGIQISTPYTEEPDTAATRIQDLPRDLALAMLNRRLSELAKQEGAPFSSGSASAGSFYKVADSASIELRTLPDQWPAALTVAENELRRALQYGFQEPELREVIAGMRNGLEQSVRRAPTRRSSGLAMSILSAVADDNVFTTPQTNYDLFMPALDMVSIEACNAAFRELWNVDHRYVTVIGNTGTEQTDAPEGKVRELFAAAQAAPVEAPPEIEEAAFAYTDFGPSGEVYSREYVEDLDLTLVEFANRVRLNVKKTDFSAQSISMSIRVGTGQLSEPIDQPGLGVYTSNTFTLGGLGKHSADDLRRILAGKNVGVGFGVQSDAFVLSGGTTPDDLLLQLQLAAAYLVDPGFRPEADRQMRKAIAQYYTQLAHNPQGPLQTEVPRLLANGDSRFGLPPQEVLDQRNLTEARSWLMSEFAQGSIEIGIVGDLDVDATIEAVAQTFGALATRGPKPHYAERREVSFPDEPFTRDYAVPTEIPKGIIALFWPTTDGMDVQVDRRLRVLANVLGDRLRLKIREELGGSYSPNAGSSTSDTFPGYGSLSASIVVDPAEAQNLAQVTRDLADDLAENGTNADELERAVLPILTGLKESARTNGYWLGAVLASCQEFPQRLDWARSRYSDNESITVEEISALAAKYLHDDQAFQVISLPEK from the coding sequence ATGATTCCTGCCTCCCCGCGTTTCCGACGTCGCCTCCCCACCCTCTTCGCCGTCGTCGCCGGCCTGCTGCTCGGCCTCTGTGCCACCGCTCGCGCGGCCGATTTCACCCACGAAGAGAGCGACCTGCCGGCCGACGAATCCGTTCGCTACGGCAAACTCCCCAACGGCCTGCGTTACGCGCTCATGCCCAACACCGAACCCCGCGAGCGCACCGCCCTGCGCCTGCTCGTGGAAACCGGCTCGCTGCAGGAAACCGAGGACCAGCTCGGTCTCGCCCATTTCCTCGAGCACATGGCCTTCAACGGCAGTGAGCACTACCCGCCCGGCACCCTCATCGAGTTCTTCCAACGCATGGGCATGAACTTCGGCGCCGACACCAATGCCTTCACCAGCTTCGACCGCACGGTCTACATGATCGACCTGCCCGATTCCACCGAACAACACCTCAACGAGGGCCTGCTCGTCTTCCGCGACTACGCCGGCGGCATGCTGCTCCTCGATGAGGAAATCGAAAAGGAACGCGGCATCATCCTCTCCGAAAAACGCACCCGCGACTCCGTCCAGTGGCGCTCCTTCCTCGCCGAACTCAACTTCTTCTACGGCGACACCCGCATCGCCAACCGCCTCCCCATCGGCGAGGCCGATGTGCTCTCCTCCGCCCCCCGCGCCGAATTCGCCGACTACTACGACACCTGGTATCGCCCTGACCGCATGACCGTCGTCGCCGTCGGCGACTTCGATATTGATCTCGTCGAACGCCTCATCACCGAGCAGTTCAGCGACCTCACCGCCCGCGGCCCCGCCCGCCTCGATCCGCCCGCCGACACCGCGCCCGACGCCGATGGCGTGAAAGTCCTCTACCATCACGAACCCGAGGCCGGCAACGTCACCGTGGGCATCCAAATCTCCACGCCCTACACCGAGGAGCCCGACACCGCCGCCACCCGCATCCAGGACCTGCCGCGCGATCTCGCCCTCGCCATGCTCAACCGCCGCCTTTCCGAACTGGCCAAACAAGAGGGTGCCCCCTTCTCCAGCGGCAGCGCCTCCGCCGGTTCTTTCTATAAGGTGGCCGATTCCGCCTCCATCGAGCTGCGCACCCTGCCCGACCAATGGCCGGCCGCGCTCACTGTGGCCGAAAACGAACTCCGCCGCGCCCTCCAATACGGTTTCCAGGAACCGGAACTGCGCGAGGTCATCGCCGGCATGCGCAACGGCCTCGAACAATCCGTGCGCCGCGCCCCCACCCGCCGCTCCAGCGGACTCGCCATGAGCATCCTCTCCGCCGTGGCCGACGACAATGTCTTCACCACCCCGCAGACCAATTACGACCTCTTCATGCCTGCCCTCGACATGGTGAGCATCGAGGCCTGCAACGCCGCCTTCCGCGAACTCTGGAACGTTGATCACCGCTACGTCACCGTCATCGGCAACACCGGCACCGAACAAACCGACGCCCCCGAGGGCAAAGTTCGCGAGCTCTTTGCCGCCGCCCAAGCCGCCCCAGTCGAAGCGCCGCCCGAGATCGAAGAAGCCGCCTTCGCCTACACCGACTTTGGCCCCTCCGGCGAAGTCTACTCCCGCGAATACGTCGAAGACCTCGACCTCACCCTCGTCGAGTTCGCCAACCGCGTGCGCCTCAACGTCAAGAAGACCGACTTCTCCGCTCAAAGCATCAGCATGAGCATCCGCGTCGGCACCGGCCAACTCTCCGAACCGATCGATCAACCCGGCCTCGGCGTTTACACCTCCAACACCTTCACCCTCGGCGGCCTCGGCAAGCACTCAGCCGACGACCTCCGCCGTATCCTCGCCGGCAAAAACGTCGGCGTAGGCTTCGGCGTCCAGAGCGACGCCTTTGTCCTTTCCGGCGGCACCACCCCCGACGACTTGCTGCTTCAACTCCAACTCGCCGCCGCCTACCTCGTCGATCCGGGTTTCCGTCCCGAGGCCGATCGCCAGATGCGCAAAGCCATCGCGCAATATTACACGCAGCTCGCCCACAACCCGCAGGGCCCGCTCCAAACCGAAGTGCCGCGTCTGCTCGCCAACGGGGATTCGCGCTTCGGCCTGCCCCCCCAGGAGGTGCTCGATCAGCGCAACCTCACCGAAGCCCGCTCCTGGCTCATGTCGGAATTTGCCCAAGGCTCCATCGAGATCGGCATCGTGGGCGACCTCGACGTCGACGCCACGATCGAAGCCGTTGCCCAGACCTTTGGCGCCCTGGCGACCCGCGGTCCGAAGCCGCACTACGCCGAGCGCCGCGAAGTGTCCTTCCCCGACGAACCGTTCACGCGCGACTACGCCGTGCCGACCGAAATTCCGAAGGGCATCATCGCCCTCTTCTGGCCGACCACCGACGGCATGGACGTGCAGGTCGACCGTCGTCTGCGCGTGCTCGCCAACGTGCTCGGCGACCGTCTTCGCCTGAAGATTCGTGAAGAGCTTGGCGGCTCCTACAGCCCCAACGCCGGCAGCTCCACCAGCGACACCTTCCCGGGCTACGGTTCGCTCAGCGCCTCCATCGTGGTCGACCCCGCCGAGGCCCAGAACCTCGCTCAAGTCACCCGCGACCTCGCCGACGACCTCGCCGAAAACGGCACCAACGCCGATGAACTCGAACGCGCCGTGCTGCCCATTCTCACTGGCCTCAAGGAAAGCGCCCGGACCAACGGTTACTGGCTCGGCGCCGTGCTAGCGTCCTGCCAAGAGTTCCCGCAACGCCTCGACTGGGCGCGTTCCCGCTACAGCGACAACGAGTCCATCACCGTCGAAGAGATCAGCGCCCTCGCCGCAAAATACCTCCACGACGACCAAGCCTTCCAAGTCATCTCCCTCCCGGAAAAATAA